The following proteins are encoded in a genomic region of Deinococcus sp. YIM 134068:
- a CDS encoding L-threonylcarbamoyladenylate synthase yields the protein MDWTHEIARAAGVIASGGVVGYPTETVWGLAVRPEASELLYVRKGREAGKPVQLSCVDVGAARALTLGGAVFDAVAGLWPGPLTLVLPASAACPPDLAPDGWVGVRVPDHPVALALLCACGGTLATTSLNRSGEEAARTPEQARASGLADFLLPDGGVAASGRASTVVRVWPDGGRLEVLREGALPSEAVRERLRLHGGKL from the coding sequence ATGGACTGGACTCACGAAATTGCACGGGCCGCCGGGGTCATCGCCTCGGGCGGTGTGGTCGGCTACCCCACCGAGACGGTCTGGGGTCTCGCCGTCAGGCCGGAGGCGTCCGAACTCCTGTACGTCCGCAAGGGCCGCGAGGCGGGCAAACCCGTGCAGCTCTCGTGCGTGGATGTGGGGGCGGCGCGTGCCCTCACGCTGGGCGGCGCGGTCTTCGACGCCGTGGCGGGGCTGTGGCCCGGTCCCCTCACGCTTGTGCTGCCCGCCAGCGCGGCCTGTCCGCCTGACCTTGCCCCGGACGGCTGGGTGGGGGTGCGGGTGCCGGACCACCCGGTCGCGCTCGCCCTGCTGTGCGCCTGCGGGGGTACCCTCGCCACGACCAGCCTCAACCGCAGCGGGGAGGAGGCCGCGCGCACCCCCGAGCAGGCGCGGGCGTCCGGCCTCGCGGATTTCCTGCTGCCGGACGGCGGGGTTGCGGCGTCGGGTCGGGCGAGCACCGTCGTGCGCGTGTGGCCGGACGGTGGGAGGCTGGAGGTGCTGCGCGAGGGTGCCCTCCCCTCGGAGGCGGTGCGGGAGCGGTTGAGGCTTCACGGAGGGAAATTGTGA
- the scpB gene encoding SMC-Scp complex subunit ScpB yields the protein MSPPPTPHALIGAALLAAGRPVTRREVAGLLGLPEEAAARALDEFGAVLEGAGLGFTVEAVAGGYRLVVPPGLAAHLAPLLAPPPLPTLSAAALEVLAVVAYRQPITRAEIEAMRGGSAGTVVTLQERELVKVVGRSPAVGQPLLYGTTEKFLLEFGLTGLNELPPLDGADFSHLLRG from the coding sequence ATGAGTCCTCCGCCCACCCCCCATGCCCTGATCGGCGCGGCCCTGCTCGCCGCCGGACGGCCCGTCACCCGGCGCGAGGTGGCCGGGTTGCTGGGGCTGCCCGAGGAGGCCGCCGCCCGCGCGCTTGACGAGTTCGGGGCCGTGCTGGAGGGCGCGGGCCTGGGCTTCACGGTGGAGGCGGTGGCGGGGGGCTACCGCCTCGTCGTGCCGCCGGGGCTGGCCGCGCACCTCGCGCCCCTGCTCGCGCCGCCGCCGCTGCCCACGCTGAGCGCCGCCGCGCTGGAGGTCCTCGCGGTCGTCGCCTACCGCCAGCCCATCACCCGCGCGGAGATCGAGGCGATGCGCGGCGGCAGCGCGGGCACGGTCGTCACCCTTCAGGAGCGCGAACTCGTGAAGGTCGTGGGCCGCAGCCCCGCCGTCGGCCAGCCTCTGCTCTACGGCACCACCGAGAAATTCCTGCTGGAATTCGGCCTGACCGGCCTGAACGAGCTTCCACCCCTGGACGGCGCGGACTTCTCCCACCTGCTGCGCGGGTAG